The Nitratidesulfovibrio sp. genome includes the window CGGGGTGGCCCGCACCGTGCGGCTGGTGCGCTCGAACAGACGCACCCCCAGTTCCTCCTCCAGCGCCTGAATCTGCTGGCTGAGCGGCGGCTGCGAAACGTGCATGCGCCGGGCGGCCCGCCCGAAGTGCAGCTCTTCCGCCACGGCCAGGAAATAGCGCAGTTGGCGCAGCTCCATTATTGATATCCTTTGCGTATTGATTTGCGAGAAAATTCGAATTGGACATATCATTCGAGGCGCCGTAGCGTCCAGACCATGCACTCGGCCCTTGTGGCCGGTTGGTGCGTACGGACAGGTGGAGCACGGCGGCGGCCCGTTGGAACAGGTTGCGTTCCCGGCCGCCCGCTCCATCCCTCCGCAACCTTACGGAGCCTGCCATGTTCGCCCTTGTCCTCATTCAGCCCCGCCCCGACCGGCGCCCGCCCGTGCTGGTGCGCCTGGCCCTGGCCGTGCTGATGGGCGTGGTGCTGGGCGTGGCCATGGGGCTTGGCCCCTCGCTTGCCCCGTAACGCTCGCCATGGTCGACCGCCACGCGCCTACGGGTCCGCCTGAAGCCCGGACGCGCGAAACAGGACGCCCCCTACCTGCCGGAGGGGGCGTCTTTTGTTGCGGGCGAAATGGGCGGGGGCGGGATGCGCGGCAGAGTACCACCGCAGCATAGGTCAGCTTGCGGCAGCAGTCTTCACACGCACCAAAAAGTGCCCACTTGACCATGTCGCCCGGCGAGATATGTAGGAGACAGTGAGCAAACCGCGCCCGACGTCCGGCAGGCAGTTGCTGCGGAGCGGGCGCACAGCCCAGCGAGGTTGCCATGAACGTCCTGATCATCAACGGGCACGAGCCGTATCCCTTTTCGCCCGGCACACTGAACCGCCACCTTGTCGAACTGGCCCGTACCACGCTGGAAGGGCTGGGGCACGCCGTGCAGGTGACCGAAACCGCAAAGCCCTACGATGCGGCGGCGGAAATCGACCGTCACCTGTGGGCGGACAGGATCATCGTGCAGTCGCCGGTGAACTGGATGGGCTTTGCGTGGAGCTGCAAGAAGTACATGGATCAGGTCTATACCACGGGCACCGACGGCAGGCTGTGCCAGGGCGACGGCCGCAGCCGCTCCGCGCCGGAGCAGCAGTACGGATCGGGCGGGGCGCTGCACGGCAGGCAGTACATGCTCTCGCTGACCTTCAACGCGCCCGCCGAGGCCTTTGGCGATGCGGGCCAGTACCTGTTCGGCGGCAAGACCGTGGATG containing:
- a CDS encoding NAD(P)H-dependent oxidoreductase; amino-acid sequence: MNVLIINGHEPYPFSPGTLNRHLVELARTTLEGLGHAVQVTETAKPYDAAAEIDRHLWADRIIVQSPVNWMGFAWSCKKYMDQVYTTGTDGRLCQGDGRSRSAPEQQYGSGGALHGRQYMLSLTFNAPAEAFGDAGQYLFGGKTVDDLFFPAHMNFRFFGMTPLETFCCHDVVKNPRIEEDCERYKAHLAQLFG